Below is a genomic region from Microbacterium esteraromaticum.
CCACTCGCGTTGCAGCTGCTTTCCGTCTTCGGCGCTGAGGGCCACGTGCACGGCCAGGGTCTTGTCATGCTGGGCGGCGATGGCGTAGTCGATCGCCTTCAGCACCGGCTTCTGCAGCCGGTTCACCAAGATCAGCGCCACGTCGCCGCTCGAACCGAAGTGGTCGGAGTCGTCGACCGCGATCTCGTGCTCGACGTCGCGGTAGTAGCGCTTCACGCCCATCATCAGCAGCGCCAGCAGCGGTATGGCGAAGAACACCAGATAGGCGCCGTGCGTGAACTTGGTGATGGTCACGATCACGAGCACCAGGACGGTCAGCGTCGCCCCCGCCGAGTTGATCACGAGTCCGGTGTGCGCCGAACGACGGATGGTCGCGGCATCCGCCCCCTCGGTGCGGGCTGTCTCGCGCAGCAGCCGGCGCCAGTGCCGCACCATGCCGATCTGCCCCAGCGAGAACGACACGAACACACCGATGATGTACAGCTGGATGAGGGTGGTCAGCTGCGCACGGAAGACGATGAGCACCGCCATCGCCCCGATGCCGAGCAGGATCATGCCGTTCGAGAACACCAGTCGGTCGCCGCGGGTGTTGAGCGCCTTCGACGCGTAGCCATCGCGGGCGAGCACCGCTCCGAGCAGCGGGAACCCGTTGAACGCGGTGTTCGCCGCCAGCAGCAGCACACAGGCGGTCGCGGCCTGGATCAGGTAGAACGGGATGCTGCCGCCGCCGAAGGTCGCGGCCGCGACCTGAGCCATCAGGCTCGGCTGCGGAGAGGTGCAGTCGAAGCCGATGAGCTCGCACGGGTTCTCGGCGTAATGCACCCCCGAGATGAGAGCAAGGGCGGTGAGACCTGCGAACAGGCAGATCGCTATCGTGCCCATCAGCGTGAGCGTCGTCTGGGCGTTGCGCACCTTCGGTGCGCGGAACGCGGGCACTCCGTTCGACACGGCCTCGACGCCGGTGAGCGCCGAGCAGCCGCTCGAGAAGGCGCGCAGCACGAGCAGGATCACGGCAGCCTGGCTGAGGTCCTCGGCGTGCACTCCGAACTCCGCGCTCGAGGCGACCGGCGGGTCGCCGAGCAGGGTGCGGATCAGCCCGGTGACGATCATCAGCCCCACCGAGCCGATGAAGACGTAGGTGGGGATCGCGAAGACGAGGGATGCCTCGCGAACGCCGCGCAGGTTGATCACCACGATCAGCACGACGAAGCCGACCGCCAGCTCGACGCGCGCGGGGTCGAGCTCGGGGACGGCGGAGATGATGTTGTCGACCCCCGATGCCACCGACACGGCGACGGTGAGCACGTAGTCCACGAGCAGCGCGGCTGCGACGGTCACCCCGGGGATCTCGCCGAGGTTCTTCGACGCCACCTCGTAGTCGCCGCCGCCGGAGGGGTAGGCCTTGATCAGCTGCCGGTAGCTGGGCACGACAACCGCGAGCAGCAGGATGACCGCACCGGCGACCCACGGCGTGAAGCTCAGGAACGCCAGACCCCCGAGGGCGAGGATCATCAGCAGCTCCTGCGGGGCGTACGCCACCGAGCTCAGTGCGTCGGAGGCGAAGATCGGCAGGGCCATGCGCTTGGGCAGCAGCTGCTCGTCGACCTGCTCGCTGGTGAGCGGGTCGCCGATGATCAGGCGCTTCGCGATCTGCGGCGCCTCGGAGAGGTCTTTTCCATCCACGGCTGGAGACGCTACGCGCGTCGCCGCAGCCCATCACCGATCCTCACGCAATCCCTACGGATGCGACGCGCGTCCTCACACGATCCTCACGGCCGGGTGGCTCACGGCCGGGCGGCTCCCGGCCGTGAGGATCGCGCGGCGGTTCGTCAACGGCGCGAGCTGCGCTCCGCGACCGGTACGGGCCCTGTGACGCTCAGCTCGTCCTCCCAGCACTGGATGCCCGTGACCTCCGGCATCCGAGCGCGGGTGAACACAGGGTCGAGACCCGCTCGGCGCTGGTCGAGGTAGTCGCGCAGCAGCTTGAACGCGACGCCCGACAGCAAGCCGATGGCCACGAGGTTGATGAGGGCCATGATGCCCATGATGCCGTCGGCGGTGTTCCAGATGAGATCGGCCGAGGCGATCGAGCCGAGGAAGACCACCATGACCACGACGATGCGGAACACGGTCAGCACCACGGGCTTCGCGTTGATGAACTCGATGTTCGACTCGCCGTAGTAGTAGTTGCCGAGAATCGAGCTGAAGGCGAGCAGAAAGATGATGACGCTCAACAGGACGTTCGACCAGGAGCCGAGGGAACTGACCAGTGCGTTCTGCGTGAGCACGATGCCCCGCTCTGCACTCGCCAGATCGGGGGTCGCGACCAGAACGATGAAGGCCGTGATCGAGCAGACGAGGAACGTGTCGAAGTACACCCCGAGGGTCTGCACCAGACCCTGCTTGACGGGGTGGGTCACGGCCGCGCTCGCTCCGGCGTTCGGCGCCGAGCCGAGACCGGCCTCATTGGAGAACATGCCGCGCTGAGCGCCGACCATGATGATCGCGCCGATCGTTCCGCCGACCACCTCCTGGGTGCCCCACGCCTGCGTGTAGATCGAGAGGAAGACGTCAGGGAGTCGATCGATGTGGATGCCGACGATCACCAGCCCCAGGATGAGATAGATCAGCGCCATCAGGGGCACGACCGCCTGCGACACGGAGGCGATGCGGCGGACGCCGCCGAAGATCACGAGGGAGGTCAGCACAGCGAGCACGCCGCCCACCACCCACGGGACCCACGTCACCGTGCCGCCGAAGCTGCCGGAGATCGTGGCGCTGATCGTGTTCGCTTGAAGGGAGTTGAACGACAGCGGGAAGCAGAGGATCAGCACGCAGGCGAAGACGATGCCCATCCATCGGGCCTTGAGGCCGTGCTGCATGTAATACGCCGGGCCGCCGCGGAAGCCCTCGGAGTCGCGGACCTTGAAGGCCTGCCCGAGGGTCGACTCGATGAAGCTCGAGGCCCCGCCGATGAACGCCATCGTCCACATCCAGAACACCGCGCCCGGCCCGCCGATCGCGATCGCGGTGCCGACGCCGGCGATGTTGCCGACGCCGACGCGGGATGCCGCAGAGATCGTGAACGCCTGGAAGGCCGATACCGACTGGGGTCGGCCCTCGGCGTCCGTCGGGGTGCGATCCGTGAGGGTGCGGAACATCTCGGGGATGAGCCGGAATTGCACGACGCCCGAACGGAACGTGAAGTACAGGCCCAGCAAGAGGAGCACGGGCAGCACCGCCCAGCTCCACAGTGTGCCGCCGGCGGTGGTGACGAAATCGTTGAGCGCGTCCATGTCGACAAGTATTCAGTGGAGTAGGGGGAATTGAACAGCGCCGGGCGGAACCGGGCATCCGGGACTTCTGGTTGGATGTTTTTGTGAAGACGACTGACGAAACCCGCCCGGCCGGGTTCGGAGCCCTGCTGTGGCTGGCGCTGGCGACGTTCTCGATGGGCATCGACGGCTATGTGCTGGCGGGCCTGCTGCCGCAGATCGCCGACGACCTCGACGTCTCCGAGGCGGCCGCGGGCCAGCTCGTCGCCGTGTTCGCCCTCACCGCGGCCCTCGCCGGTCCCGTGCTCTCGTCGTTCACCGGACGGTGGGAGCGCAAGCTCGTCATCTCGCTGTCGCTGGGCGTGTTCGTGCTCGGCAACCTGCTCATCGCCCTGTCGGCGAACTACGCGATGGCCATGACCGGACGCGTCGTCTCCGCCCTCGGCGGATCGCTGCTGAGCGCCGTGGTGAGCGCCTATGTGCTCGCGAAGACCGCTCCCGAGCGGCGCGGCCGCGCTCTGTCGTTCGTGCTCGGCGGATTCCTCGCCGCGACAGCGCTCGGCGTTCCGATCGGCCTCGTGATCGGCCAGGACGACTGGCGCCTGCCTCTCTTCCTCGTCACCGGCGTCGGGGCGGTCGCCCTGGTCGGCATCCTGATCAACGTCCCCCGCCTGCACCTGCCCTCTCTCACGCTGCGCCAGACGCTGCGCCCTCTCGCGCGTCCGGCGGTGATCGGGGCGATCTTCGTCGCCACGGGGATCATGTGCGCGAGCTACCTCTGCTTCACGTACGCGACGCTCATCTTCGAGCCGCGCGTGGGAGCGGGAGCACCGATCATCGCGGCCATGTTCGGCTACGGCATCGTCAGCCTCGGCGGCAACATCCTCTCGGGCCGCATCACCGATCGCATCGACCCGAAGACCGTGATCGCCCTGATCATCGGCATCCTCATCGTGGTGGCGCTGCTCGGCACGGCCGGCCTGCTGCTCCCCGGCGCCGCCGGCGCGGTGGCGGCGTTCGCCTGGTTCTTCGGATGCGCGTTCTTCAACGGCGGATCGGGTGTGGCCCTCCAGTCGCGCCTCGGAGACATCGCCCCCGACTCGATGTCGCTCGTGCTCGCGCTGAACGGCAGCGGCATGCAGCTCGGCTCCGCCCTCGGCGGCATACTGGGCGGCGCGCTGCTGACATCCGGGATCGACGCCGACGGGCTGCTGCCCGCCTCGGCCGTCGTGCTCGCCGTGACGATGGGCCTGCACCTGCTGGTCTCGCGCGCAGCGCCCCGCACCGCCTGACGCGTCGCATCGCCGCGTCGCATCGACGCGTCGGATCGCGACGTCGGATCGCGAGACGTGCGTTGCAGCACGAGACAGGGCCGCGGAGCGGCGGTCTCGTGCTGAAGACCAGGTCTCGCGGACCGGGTCCGACGAAGAACGACGGATGCCGGGGATGCGCGGCTACGCGCGGGCGGTCGTGCCGCGCACGATGAGCTCGTAGGGCAGGTCGGCGGCGACCGCGGCATCCGGATCGTCCTCGAGCTGCGCGAGGATCGCGCGCGCCGCCCGCTCGCCCTGCGCGAGCGGGAACTGGTCGACGGTCGTCAGCTGGAAGAACTCGCCGAGCTCATGGCCGTCGATGCCGACGATCGAGAGGTCCTGCGGCACGCGGAACCCGAGATCGCGAGCGGCGAGCAGCGCGCCGACCGCCATCTCGTCGGAGGCCGCGAAGATCGCGGTCGGGCGCGGGCCCGGCCTTCCCAGCAGCTGCTTGGCGGCGCGGAACCCGCCGTCGACGGTGAAGTCCGCGGGCTCGAGGAAGGTGTGCTTCGCGGTGATGCCTGCGTCGGCCAGAGCCCGCTCGAAGCCGAGGCGCCGTCGGGTCGGCACGTGGAAGTCGATGTCGAACTCGGGGTTCGCTCCGATGTGCGCGATGTCGCGGTGCCCGAGGCCGATCAGGTGCTCGGTGGCGAGGCGAGCCAGCGCCGTGTCGTCCACGGTCAGGGTGTTCAGCCGCGGGTTCGGGCCGCCGATCCCGATCACCGGAAGCCCCAGGTCGAGCAGCTGCGCGGTCTCATCGTCGTCGAGTTCGATGGCCACGGCGATCACGGCATCCACCCGCTGGCGACGCAGGAACGTCGAGAAGACCTCCCGGCGCACGGCGGCGTCGGCCGTGATGTTGTACAGGGTCACGTCGTAGCCGGCGCGCATCAGCGCGCTGGTCGCCCCCGACAGCACGGTGCTGAAGAACCAGCGGTCGAGGAAGGGCACGATCACGCCGATGTTCTGCGTGCGTCCGGATGCCAGGCTCGACGCGCGCGACGAGACGACGTAGCCGAGCGACTCGGCCGCCGACCGCACGCGCTCGCGCGCCCCGTCCGACACGTGCCCGCGCCCGCTGAGGGCACGCGACACGGTGGCCGTCGAGACGCCCGCGAGCTTCGCGACCTCGTCGATGCTCACCATGTCGTGGCTCCTTCTCTCAGCGATCCGCGAGCCCCATCGGCCCCGCGAGACTTGCCTTCGAGCATGAGACAGAGCTCCGGAAGCCCGGTCTCATGCTGCAAGGCAAGTCTCGCGTATTGATGCCGCGCTCAGGCGCGGGTGAACCAGGCGGCGGTGTTCGGCGGCAGGGCGGTGCCGGCGAACGGCTCGCTCTGCACCACGAAGGTCACGTCGTCGCCGAGCTCGATCGGCGTCTCGCCGAGGTTCGCGACCACGTGCAGCTCGCCTCGGTGGAAGGCCACGGCAGAGGCATCCACGTCATCCCAGACGAGCGAGCCGCCGCCCAGGCCGCGCTCGCGGCGCTCGGCCAGCAGACGCCTGTACAGGTTGAGCGTCGAGTCGGCGTCGCCCTCCTCGGCGTCGCGGGCGAAGGCCGCCCATTCGGCCGGCTGCGGCAGCCACGACGCGCCCGTGTCGTTGAAGCCGAAAGCGGGTCCCGAAGCCGTCCACGGCAGCGGCACGCGGCAGCCGTCGCGGCCGTAGCGCTCGCCGTTCGTGCGGAACCAGGTCGGATCCTGACGGAACTCGTCAGGGATCTCCATCGCCTCCGGAAGACCCAGCTCCTCGCCCTGGTAGACGTAGGCCGAGCCGGGGAGCGACAGCATGACGGTCGTCGCCGCGCGCCCACGCGAGAGCCCGACGGCGGCATCGGGCTTGCCCTTCGAGTTCGGGCCGATGCCGTCGCCCTGCGGGCTGTCGGCGGTCAGGGCGAGACGCGAGGCGTGGCGGATCACGTCGTGGTTCGAGAGCACCCAGGTGCTCGGTGCGCCCACCTCGCCGAAGGCGTCGAGGGAGTCGCGGATGACTCCGCGCAGCGCCTCGGCGTCCCACGGCGTCATCAGGTAGGGGAAGTTGAAGGTCTGGTGCATCTCGTCCGGACGCACCCACAATGCGGTCTTCTTGAGCGTCGGCAGCCAGGCCTCGCCGCACAGCGCGCGGTCGCCGTCGTACTCGGCGAGCACCTTGTGCCAGTCGCGGTAGATGTCGTGCACCTCGTCCTGACCCCAGTACGGCACGTTCTCCTCGCCGCCGCCCATCGAATCCGCGTCGGCGACGGGGGCGTAATCGGGAAGGCCGGCCTCCTTCACCATGCCGTGCGCCACATCGACGCGGAAGCCGTCGACGCCGCGGTCGAGCCAGAAGCGCAGGATGCTGCGGAACTCCTCGCGCACCTCTTCGTTGGTCCAGTCGAAGTCGGGCTGGGTGGCGTCGAAGATGTGCAGGTACCACTGGCCGGGGGTGCCGTCGGCCTCGGTCACGCGGTCCCACATGCGGCCGCCGAACACGCTCTCCCAGTTGTTCGGGGGCAGCTCGCCGTTCTCGCCGCGGCCGTCGCGGAAGACGTAGCGGGCGCGCTCGCGGCTGCCTGGTGCCGCCTTCAGCGCCTCCTGGAACCAGACGTGCTGGTCGGAGGAGTGGTTGGGCACGAGATCGACGATGACCCGGATGCCGCGGGCGTGCGCCTCGTTGAGCATGACGTCGAAGTCGGCGAGCGTGCCGAACAGCGGGTCGACATCGCGGTAGTCGGCCACGTCGTAGCCGGCATCCTTCTGCGGGCTCGTCATGAACGGGCTCAGCCAGATGGCGTCGATGCCCAGGCTCTTCAGATCGTCGAGTCTGCTGGTGATGCCGGGGAGGTCGCCGATGCCGTCGCCCGAGGCGTCGGCGAAGGACCGGGGGTAGATCTGGTAGATGACGGCGGTGCGCCACCACTCGGAACCGGGGGCTGCCATCTGCTCACGCTGTGCCATCTGCTCAGGCTAGTGCAAGCGCTTACAGTTTTGAAAGGCGACCCCGTCAGCACCGCTGAACGGCGCCGCTCACGAACCGGGGATGACGATGTTCAACGGCGGCTCGCCTGCGAGCATCCGGTCGATCTGGCGACGGATGAGTCGCGCGATGCGCGGATTCATCGCGGTCGACGCGCCGCCGTTGTGCGGGGTGATGAGCAGGCCGGGTGCGCTCCACAGCGGGTGGCCGGCGGGCAGAGGCTCTTCTTCGAAGACGTCGGATGCCACGCGGATCGCATTCGAGTTCAGCGCGGCGATCAGGGCATCCGTCTCGACCAGGGGCCCGCGCCCGACGTTCACCAGCAGCGCTCCACGCGCCATGCGGCCGATCCTGGCGGCGTCGAACAGGTGGTGCGTCTCGGCGGTCGCGGGCAGACTCAGCACGACGATCTCGGCATCGGGCAGAAGCGTGTCCAGCTCATCCATGCCGTGCACGGCGAGCTCGCCGACCCCGTCGACCTGCTCGGTGCGAGGGGTGCGGGCCACCGCGGTCAGCTCGACCTCGAAGGGGGCCAGGCGCCGGGCGATCGCCGTTCCGACTCCGCCGAATCCGACCAGCAGCACGCGCCGATCTGCGAGGCTCTCGGCGAAGACGGGCGCCCATTCGCCGCGTTCCTGCGCGCGCACGAATCGAGGCAGCTGCCGCTGCGCCGCGATCATCATCCCCACGGCGAGCTCGGCGGTCGACGCCTCGTGAACGCTGGCGGCATTGGCGAACGGGATGCCAGGGGGCAGCACCTCGGCGACGCCGTCGTAGCCGATCGACTCGCCCTGCACGAGCCGCACGTCGAGTCCGTCGAGCGCGGCGAGCACTCCGGTGCCGTCCATGTACGGCGGCACGACGATGTCGAGGCGATCGGCCGGGGCGGGGGAGCGCAGATCCCAGAGGAGCAGTTCGACGCCGGGCGGCAGCGCGCCGAGGTCGTGGACGAGGCGGTCTGTGGGGACGGTGACGATGAGGCTCACGGCTCGACCTTAGCGCCGGGTCGCGCGGGCCGGCCGCGCCCGGGCCGGCTGCGCGTGGGCCGGCTGCGCCCGGGCCGGCCGCGCCCGGGCCGGCTGCGCCCGGCGGTGGGGCGGATGCCGTTCAGCCGCCCGCATCATGCTGAGGCCCGCCCTGACCGGGCATCCGCCTCACCGAGAACAGGGGATCTCGCGAGCACAGGAGATTCCAGCGCGGATCGTCCTGTTCCGGTCGAATCCCCTGTTCTCGCGCACTCGGCTGCGAGGCTGCGAGGCTGCGAGGCTGCGAGGCTGCGAGGCGGCGAGGCTGCGAGGGCGCGAGGTACGAGGCTGCGAGGCTGCGAGGCTGCGTGCGGCGGGCGGGCGTCGAACCGTCGCGATCGGGCCGGCCTCCGCGCATCACGCGCCGCGGAGCTCCACCACGCTCGTGCGCGTGCCCGCGGCCTCGAAGCGGACCGGCATGCCCGGATGGGCGAGCGCGAACCAGAACACGGCCGCCGGCTCGTCGTCGGTCGCCGCGGTGTCGTAGCGCAGGCAGTCCAGCCGGCCGAGGGGCGAGTCGAGCACCTCGGCGCGTACGGTCGTCGTGGCCGAGGGAAAGGCTGCATGTCGCTGCAGCTCGAGCCAGCTCACCCGGCGGGCGGTGATGTCATCAGGGGCATCCGCCCGCCACTGCTCCAGCGTCGCCCCCTCGTCGTCGCCGTCGCGGAACCGGTTGAACCGCTCGAAGCCGGTGCCGTCGGGCAGGTCGACCCGCAGCCGGATCAGCTTGCCAGCCCGACTGGCCTCGCGGATCTCGGCCGCGGTGAAGGGCGTGGGGAGCAGGTCCGAGCCGAGCACGCGGGGGTCGGATGCGGTCATGCCATCATTCTGCGCGCACCGGGCGTATCCTGACCGCAACCGAGCGAGGAGACGTCATGGTTCCCGAGATCAACTACTGGGCCGTGCTGGTCGCGACCGCGTCGAGCATGGTGGTCGGAGCGATCTGGTACGCGAGGGGTGTGATGGGCGAGCGCTGGGCTCGGCTCGCCGGCGTCGATCTCGATCATCCGGCCCGCGGGCCGCTGTGGCCGATGATCACGACCGTGCTGGTCAGCTTCGTGACCGCGTGGGTGCTCGCAGGCGCCGCCACGATCGCCTGGCACTTCTACGAGGGGTCGTACCTCTGGGCATCCGTCGTCACCTCCGTGACCCTCTGGGCGGGGTTCACGGCCGCACGATTCATCACCCACGACGCGTTCGAGGGCCGCTCGACCCGCCTCACCACGCTCAACATCGGCCATGAACTCGTGACGGTCGTCGTGATGGCGCTGATCATCGGCGCCTGGCCTCCGGCCGGCCTCTGAGCGGTGCGCAGTTCCAAGAACGGCGCACAGTCGCGAAAGGCATCACGCGGGAAGGCGTGAGGGCGGTGACGCGGGATGCGGGTGAGAGGCGCTACGCGGCGATGCGCGCGACGGCGGCGATCGCGCTCTCGAAGAAGCCGAGCCCGTCGACGCCGGAGCGCATCGCGGCGCTCGTGTCCGGGCCGAAACCGGCCTCTGTCGCGTGCTCCGGGTGCGGCATGAGGCCGACCACGTTGCCGCGCTCGTTGGTGATTCCTGCGATGTCCCGCAGCGATCCGTTGGGATTCACCCCGGCGTAGCGGAAGGCGACGAGGCCCTCGCCTTCGAGCCGGTCGAGGGTGTCGTCGGCTGCGATGTAGCCGCCCTCGCCGTTCTTCAGCGGGATGACGATCTCCTGGCCCTTCGAGAACGCACTGGTCCATGCGGTGTCGGCGTTCTCGACGGTCAGGCGCTGGTCGCGCCGGACGAAGTGCTGGTGGTCGTTGCGGATCAGGCCGCCCGGCAGCAGGTGCGCCTCGACGAGCATCTGGAAGCCGTTGCAGATGCCCAGCACGGGCATGCCCTTCGCCGCGGCGTCCGTGACCTCGGCCATGATCGGAGAGAGGGCCGCGATCGCACCCGAGCGGAGGTAGTCGCCGTAGCTGAAACCGCCTGGCAGCACCAGCGCATCGACGCCCTCGAGGTCGTGCGAGCCGTGCCACAGGGCGACGGGCTCGGCGCCGGCGATGCGCACTGCGCGCTGAGCATCGCGGTCGTCGAGAGAACCCGGGAAGGTGATGACGCCGATGCGCACGCTCACTGCGCGACCTCGACTCCCACGACATCCTCGATGACGGAGTTCGACAGCACGTCCTCGGCGAGGCGGCGGGCCTCGGCCAGCACCTCGTCGGTGACCTCGCCGTCGACGGTCAGCTCGAAGCGCTTCCCGATGCGGACCTGGCTGAAGCTCTCGACGCCCAGGCGGGCGAAGGCGCCGGAGACGGCCTTCCCCTGCGGGTCGAGCAGTTCGGCCTTGGGCATGACGTCGACGACGATGGTGGGCATACCCCTGATTCTAGGCGATCACGGGGCGAGCCGACGCACGGGTGATCCGCTCGAACGGCGTGGTTCGGAGGAGGCTCGAGCGGCGTCGTCGGGAGACGCGCGAGCGGCGTCGTCCGGAGACGCGCGAGCGGCGGGGTCCGGAGGAGGTCGAGACGGCCCGGTCGAAACGACGCACCCCCCGATGATGCTTCGACCGGGCCTGTCGATGAGTCCCCACTCAACGACCCCTGCGATCAGTAGCCCCCAGACGCAGGATGAGTCCCGTGCCTCTCAGGCTAGAGTCGTCGCAGCAGATGCGCATCGTGGAGAGCGTCGACGTCGATTGCTCTCCAATACGGCGGTGCACCCGCAGTGACCTCGGGGGAGGAGAGGGCATGAAGCTCAGCGCGCTCGCAGCGCAGAGCGGCGTCAGCACGACGACGCTGAAGCACTGGATCAAGGTGGGCGTGATGCCGGCCGGATCCCTGAAGAACCGCACCACGGCGGTATACGAGCAGCGGCACGTCGACCGGGCCAGGCTGATCCTGGTGCTGCGCGACATGTACGGCGCCTCGACCGCGGCGATCCTGGCGCTCACAGGGTTCATCGACACCCCCGGCGTCACGACCCTCGAGGTGATGAACGCCTGTCAGGCCTTCGCGCTCGGTGTGCCCGACGACATCGCCACGGATCCCGGTTACGACGAGTTCCGCGAGCGCACCCATGAGCTCATGCGGCGACGTGACTGGCGCGGCTATCCCGGAGCCGCGGAGCGAGGACTCACGTTCGCACTCGCCCAGGCCTCGCAGGTCGGTCTCGACTACGACGTCGAGACCCTCATGCAGTACGCCGACGCACTGGAACCGCTGGCGAGCGGCAACGTCGCGGCGCTGCAGCCGGACGGATCGGCCGACGAGGTGGCGAGGCGCATGCTGCTCGCGGTGAACGCCCGCGCCCGACAGCTCGTGGCTGTCAGCAGCCTCGCCCATGCCGCCGCATCCGTCCGCTCCGCGATCGAGCGCGGCGCGGCCCCGGCTGACATCGCCCGGCCGCCCGCCCCCTGACGTCGGGCCGTCGCCGGGTGCCTGTCGCATGTCGGAGATCTCGGACGATTCGAGCCCTGGCCGGAGTGGCGGCGTGCGCCACGCCGGCGCTGGATCGGATGGTCTGGTGGTTCCGACCTGGCTCAGGTCGAGCGGAAGACGGTGTGCAGGTCGCCGATGACGTCGCGGCCGCCGAGGCCGTCGATCTCGAACAGCACGCTGATCCCTGCGACGGTGTAACCGAGCCTCTCGACGATCTCCCGTCCGGCGGCGAGCGTGCCGCCGGTGGCGAGCACATCGTCGATGAGCAGGATGCGGGCTCCTGCCGGCAAATCGTCGTGCATCTCCACGGTCGCGGTGCCGTACTCGAGCGCGTAGTCGACGGAGGCCGCCGGGCGGGGCAGCTTGCCCGCCTTGCGGATCGGGACGAAGCCGACGCCGGCGCTGATCGCGGCGGCCCCGGCGAGGATGAACCCGCGCGCCTCGATTCCGGCGACGACGTCGAAGGTGCCGGCGAAGGGCTCGACGAGCGCCGCCGTCGTGGCGTGCAGCGCCTCGGCATCCGCGAGAAGCGGCGTGATGTCGCGGAACAGGATGCCGGGCTGCGGATAGTCGGGGATCGAGGCGATCAGGGACTCGGCGCGCGCCAGTTCTGAGTTCACCCGGCAAGGGTACCGAACCCCAGTCGGTCGAAATCATGGGAGCGCTCCCAGCCCAGTCGTGGCATCATGTTCCCATGACCCGATCCTTGCCAGAGGGCTTCCTCTTCGGCGCCGCGACCGCCGCCTACCAGATCGAGGGCGCAGCATTCGAAGACGGCCGCACGGCGTCCATCTGGGATGCCTTCGCGCGTGTTCCCGGTGCCGTCGTCGGCGCCGAGAACGGCGACGTCGCCTGCGATCACTACCACCGCTACGCCGACGACGTGGCGCTGATGAGACAGCTCGGGCTGCAGACCTACCGCTTCTCGACCTCGTGGTCGCGAGTGCGCCCTGACGGAGGCCCGGTCAACGCGGCAGGGCTCGACTTCTACAGCCGGCTCGTCGACGAGCTGCTCGCGGCCGGCATCGTGCCGTGGCTCACGCTGCACCACTGGGACATGCCGCAGGCCCTCGAAGAGCAGGGCGGCTGGACGAACCGCGACATCGCCGACCGGTTCACCGACTATGCGCTGAGCGTGCACGATGCGCTCGGCGATCGCGTGCAGCACTGGACGACCATGAACGAGCCGTGGTGCTCGTCGTTCCTCTCGTACACGGCCGGCGTGCATGCGCCGGGTCGCACGAGCAT
It encodes:
- a CDS encoding LacI family DNA-binding transcriptional regulator, translating into MVSIDEVAKLAGVSTATVSRALSGRGHVSDGARERVRSAAESLGYVVSSRASSLASGRTQNIGVIVPFLDRWFFSTVLSGATSALMRAGYDVTLYNITADAAVRREVFSTFLRRQRVDAVIAVAIELDDDETAQLLDLGLPVIGIGGPNPRLNTLTVDDTALARLATEHLIGLGHRDIAHIGANPEFDIDFHVPTRRRLGFERALADAGITAKHTFLEPADFTVDGGFRAAKQLLGRPGPRPTAIFAASDEMAVGALLAARDLGFRVPQDLSIVGIDGHELGEFFQLTTVDQFPLAQGERAARAILAQLEDDPDAAVAADLPYELIVRGTTARA
- a CDS encoding glycoside hydrolase family 13 protein translates to MAQREQMAAPGSEWWRTAVIYQIYPRSFADASGDGIGDLPGITSRLDDLKSLGIDAIWLSPFMTSPQKDAGYDVADYRDVDPLFGTLADFDVMLNEAHARGIRVIVDLVPNHSSDQHVWFQEALKAAPGSRERARYVFRDGRGENGELPPNNWESVFGGRMWDRVTEADGTPGQWYLHIFDATQPDFDWTNEEVREEFRSILRFWLDRGVDGFRVDVAHGMVKEAGLPDYAPVADADSMGGGEENVPYWGQDEVHDIYRDWHKVLAEYDGDRALCGEAWLPTLKKTALWVRPDEMHQTFNFPYLMTPWDAEALRGVIRDSLDAFGEVGAPSTWVLSNHDVIRHASRLALTADSPQGDGIGPNSKGKPDAAVGLSRGRAATTVMLSLPGSAYVYQGEELGLPEAMEIPDEFRQDPTWFRTNGERYGRDGCRVPLPWTASGPAFGFNDTGASWLPQPAEWAAFARDAEEGDADSTLNLYRRLLAERRERGLGGGSLVWDDVDASAVAFHRGELHVVANLGETPIELGDDVTFVVQSEPFAGTALPPNTAAWFTRA
- a CDS encoding alanine/glycine:cation symporter family protein, translated to MDALNDFVTTAGGTLWSWAVLPVLLLLGLYFTFRSGVVQFRLIPEMFRTLTDRTPTDAEGRPQSVSAFQAFTISAASRVGVGNIAGVGTAIAIGGPGAVFWMWTMAFIGGASSFIESTLGQAFKVRDSEGFRGGPAYYMQHGLKARWMGIVFACVLILCFPLSFNSLQANTISATISGSFGGTVTWVPWVVGGVLAVLTSLVIFGGVRRIASVSQAVVPLMALIYLILGLVIVGIHIDRLPDVFLSIYTQAWGTQEVVGGTIGAIIMVGAQRGMFSNEAGLGSAPNAGASAAVTHPVKQGLVQTLGVYFDTFLVCSITAFIVLVATPDLASAERGIVLTQNALVSSLGSWSNVLLSVIIFLLAFSSILGNYYYGESNIEFINAKPVVLTVFRIVVVMVVFLGSIASADLIWNTADGIMGIMALINLVAIGLLSGVAFKLLRDYLDQRRAGLDPVFTRARMPEVTGIQCWEDELSVTGPVPVAERSSRR
- a CDS encoding MFS transporter, translating into MKTTDETRPAGFGALLWLALATFSMGIDGYVLAGLLPQIADDLDVSEAAAGQLVAVFALTAALAGPVLSSFTGRWERKLVISLSLGVFVLGNLLIALSANYAMAMTGRVVSALGGSLLSAVVSAYVLAKTAPERRGRALSFVLGGFLAATALGVPIGLVIGQDDWRLPLFLVTGVGAVALVGILINVPRLHLPSLTLRQTLRPLARPAVIGAIFVATGIMCASYLCFTYATLIFEPRVGAGAPIIAAMFGYGIVSLGGNILSGRITDRIDPKTVIALIIGILIVVALLGTAGLLLPGAAGAVAAFAWFFGCAFFNGGSGVALQSRLGDIAPDSMSLVLALNGSGMQLGSALGGILGGALLTSGIDADGLLPASAVVLAVTMGLHLLVSRAAPRTA
- a CDS encoding APC family permease, producing MALPIFASDALSSVAYAPQELLMILALGGLAFLSFTPWVAGAVILLLAVVVPSYRQLIKAYPSGGGDYEVASKNLGEIPGVTVAAALLVDYVLTVAVSVASGVDNIISAVPELDPARVELAVGFVVLIVVINLRGVREASLVFAIPTYVFIGSVGLMIVTGLIRTLLGDPPVASSAEFGVHAEDLSQAAVILLVLRAFSSGCSALTGVEAVSNGVPAFRAPKVRNAQTTLTLMGTIAICLFAGLTALALISGVHYAENPCELIGFDCTSPQPSLMAQVAAATFGGGSIPFYLIQAATACVLLLAANTAFNGFPLLGAVLARDGYASKALNTRGDRLVFSNGMILLGIGAMAVLIVFRAQLTTLIQLYIIGVFVSFSLGQIGMVRHWRRLLRETARTEGADAATIRRSAHTGLVINSAGATLTVLVLVIVTITKFTHGAYLVFFAIPLLALLMMGVKRYYRDVEHEIAVDDSDHFGSSGDVALILVNRLQKPVLKAIDYAIAAQHDKTLAVHVALSAEDGKQLQREWAARRMPVPLVILDSPYRSYAQPVAEFIDRYREKHGSSVVTVYLPQYIVGHWWEALLHNRRARRIANQLMLVHGVSITLVPWLLDSSELIYGRRSRPVPGQERAGRPLAASGRRAQRPAGPPDAGSTGAAADAWHPDSRADDARIGAGPASRMRTGGQR